A single Haloglycomyces albus DSM 45210 DNA region contains:
- a CDS encoding polyprenyl synthetase family protein, whose product MATTEQAQNTPMFTDPEFAQSVSAALSDIEDGLLRAVDTEHPLLRETGAHLINAGGKRFRPLLTLTAAQLGDPEAPGVHDAAVALELTHLATLYHDDVMDEASKRRGGPSANQRWTNSVAILTGDHLFSLAAQIMATLGPRAVRYQAETFARLVRGQINETIPQPDATNPIDWHLDILAEKTGSLIACCAHFGAWLSGAPESQVKTVGSFGETVGVAFQIADDIIDVSSDNSGKTPGTDLMEGIPTLPVLYALQGTDPHEARLRELVSKPVAAQDLDEALSLLRRSEGLRQARKTLDGYLNRARELADSLPKGHTQRAFWDICDYMADRQT is encoded by the coding sequence GTGGCAACCACGGAGCAAGCCCAGAACACACCCATGTTCACCGACCCCGAGTTCGCGCAATCGGTGAGCGCCGCGCTGAGCGACATCGAAGACGGCCTTCTACGCGCGGTGGACACCGAACATCCGCTACTCCGCGAGACCGGTGCGCACCTCATCAACGCGGGTGGTAAGCGATTCCGCCCCCTTCTGACCCTGACCGCCGCGCAGCTGGGAGACCCGGAGGCCCCCGGCGTTCACGACGCCGCCGTCGCCCTCGAACTCACTCACCTCGCCACGCTTTACCACGATGACGTCATGGACGAGGCCAGCAAACGACGCGGGGGTCCAAGCGCCAATCAACGTTGGACGAATTCCGTGGCGATCCTGACCGGCGACCACCTGTTCAGCTTGGCCGCACAGATCATGGCCACGTTGGGGCCACGCGCGGTGCGCTACCAAGCCGAAACCTTTGCCCGACTGGTTCGTGGCCAGATCAATGAGACGATCCCGCAGCCGGACGCCACCAACCCCATCGACTGGCACCTGGATATTCTGGCCGAAAAGACCGGTTCGCTCATCGCCTGCTGTGCGCATTTCGGGGCCTGGCTGTCGGGAGCCCCCGAGTCGCAGGTCAAAACGGTCGGATCCTTCGGCGAAACGGTCGGAGTGGCCTTTCAGATCGCCGACGACATCATCGACGTCTCCTCCGACAACTCCGGTAAGACTCCGGGAACCGACCTTATGGAAGGGATACCGACCCTGCCGGTGCTGTACGCCCTGCAAGGCACCGACCCGCACGAGGCCCGCCTGCGCGAACTGGTGTCCAAACCCGTCGCCGCACAGGACTTGGACGAGGCGCTGTCGTTGCTTCGCCGTTCGGAAGGTCTGCGACAGGCCCGCAAGACCCTGGACGGATATCTGAACCGAGCACGGGAGCTGGCCGATTCGCTTCCGAAGGGGCACACGCAACGTGCATTCTGGGACATCTGCGATTACATGGCCGACCGCCAGACGTGA